From a region of the Candidatus Rokuibacteriota bacterium genome:
- a CDS encoding 4Fe-4S dicluster domain-containing protein, translating into MIMDQLALHGHDVDGVNRCVHCGLCLASCPTFAELGTEMDSPRGRIVLIKSLAEGRIELSASTRAHLDLCLGCRACETVCPSGVPYGQLIEAARAEVERQRPGGPARRLFRWLNFAVLLPHPRLLALAAAGLRFYQVSGLQRFARASGLLRLLPAPLPAWEPLLPTLPPAADRAPLPEVTPAVGAQRARVGLLTGCIQQVAFGPQNRATARVLTLNGAEVVAPRAQSCCGALHAHAGEAALARDLARRTIEAFESSGVAEVIANTSGCGAHMKSYGMLLADDPVWRERAARFAAGVRDVSEFLAGQPLRGPLRPVERLVTYHDPCHVIHGQRLRKEPRALLSQIPGLRLVELKEADWCCGSAGTYNLTQPEMARRLQDRKVAHIRATGAQVLVTANPGCIIQISQGLAASGVSTRVMHIVELLDEAYGADSASRRARE; encoded by the coding sequence ATGATAATGGACCAGCTCGCTCTCCACGGCCACGATGTCGACGGCGTGAACCGCTGCGTCCATTGCGGGCTCTGCCTGGCCTCCTGCCCCACCTTCGCCGAGCTCGGCACGGAGATGGACTCCCCGCGCGGCCGCATCGTCCTGATCAAGTCGCTCGCCGAGGGACGCATCGAGCTCTCCGCCTCGACCCGAGCCCATCTGGATCTCTGCCTCGGCTGCCGCGCCTGCGAGACCGTCTGCCCCTCCGGGGTGCCCTATGGCCAGCTGATCGAGGCGGCCCGGGCCGAGGTCGAGCGCCAGCGCCCGGGGGGCCCTGCGCGCCGGCTCTTTCGCTGGCTCAACTTCGCCGTGCTGCTGCCCCATCCCCGGCTGCTGGCACTCGCCGCCGCGGGGCTACGCTTCTACCAGGTGAGCGGCCTCCAGCGCTTCGCCCGCGCCTCGGGACTCCTGCGCCTCTTGCCCGCTCCGCTGCCGGCCTGGGAGCCGCTCCTGCCGACGTTGCCGCCCGCCGCCGACAGGGCACCGCTGCCCGAGGTGACGCCGGCCGTGGGAGCGCAGCGGGCCCGCGTGGGGCTCCTCACCGGATGCATCCAGCAGGTGGCCTTCGGCCCTCAGAACCGGGCCACCGCGCGGGTGCTGACGCTGAACGGCGCCGAGGTCGTGGCCCCCCGCGCCCAGTCCTGCTGCGGAGCGCTCCACGCCCATGCGGGGGAGGCGGCACTGGCCCGGGATCTCGCCCGGCGAACCATCGAGGCCTTCGAGTCCTCGGGTGTGGCGGAGGTGATCGCCAACACCTCCGGGTGCGGTGCCCACATGAAGAGCTACGGGATGCTCCTGGCTGACGATCCGGTCTGGCGCGAGCGCGCCGCGCGCTTCGCGGCGGGCGTCAGAGACGTCTCCGAGTTCCTGGCCGGGCAGCCTCTTCGCGGGCCGCTCCGGCCCGTGGAGCGCCTCGTGACCTACCACGACCCCTGCCACGTGATCCATGGCCAGAGGCTCAGGAAGGAGCCGCGCGCGCTCTTGAGCCAGATCCCCGGACTCCGCCTCGTGGAATTGAAGGAGGCCGACTGGTGCTGCGGCTCGGCCGGCACCTACAACCTGACCCAGCCCGAGATGGCCCGCCGGCTCCAGGATCGGAAGGTCGCCCATATCCGCGCCACCGGGGCGCAGGTCCTGGTGACGGCGAACCCCGGCTGCATCATCCAGATCAGCCAGGGCCTCGCGGCGAGCGGGGTCTCCACGCGCGTGATGCACATCGTCGAGCTGCTCGACGAGGCCTACGGGGCGGACTCCGCCTCACGGAGAGCCAGGGAATGA
- a CDS encoding MBL fold metallo-hydrolase, with translation MRALLLGTGSPPPNPERHGPATLIELGQERFLVDAGSGVGHQLVRAGVHAHDWPRLLITHHHSDHTIDLGHLLITRWIVGQNAPWEIWGPAGTRKQVELLLAYLSWDIDVRRAHMHDRQPPEVRVTEIEEGKIMETGGVRVSAFLVEHDPVRPAFGFRFDGGGRSVVISGDTRPSENLVRRSQGVDCLIHECCDMSKTGWFPGCGWPTLEAKIRDLQSYHTPPDEVGRIAAEARARTLVLNHLMPASTAEELSEAAAARYAGPIIVGADLLDV, from the coding sequence ATGCGTGCCCTCCTCCTCGGCACGGGCTCGCCTCCGCCCAATCCCGAGCGCCACGGGCCGGCCACCCTGATCGAGCTGGGGCAGGAGCGATTCCTGGTGGACGCCGGGTCTGGCGTCGGCCATCAGCTCGTGCGGGCCGGGGTGCACGCCCATGACTGGCCGCGGCTCCTGATCACCCATCACCACTCCGATCACACCATCGACCTCGGCCATCTCCTGATCACGCGGTGGATCGTCGGCCAGAACGCCCCCTGGGAGATCTGGGGGCCGGCGGGCACGCGGAAGCAGGTGGAGCTGCTCCTCGCCTACCTCTCCTGGGACATCGACGTGCGCCGCGCCCACATGCACGACAGGCAGCCGCCCGAGGTGCGCGTCACCGAGATCGAGGAGGGGAAGATCATGGAGACGGGCGGGGTGAGGGTCTCGGCCTTCCTGGTCGAGCATGACCCCGTGCGGCCCGCCTTCGGCTTCCGCTTCGACGGGGGCGGCCGGAGCGTGGTGATCTCGGGAGACACGCGCCCCTCGGAGAACCTCGTGCGCCGGAGCCAGGGCGTGGACTGTCTCATCCACGAGTGCTGCGACATGTCGAAGACCGGCTGGTTCCCGGGCTGCGGCTGGCCGACGCTCGAGGCGAAGATCCGCGACCTGCAGTCCTATCACACCCCGCCGGACGAGGTCGGCCGCATCGCCGCCGAGGCGCGAGCGAGGACGCTCGTCCTGAACCACCTCATGCCGGCCTCCACGGCCGAGGAGCTGTCCGAGGCCGCGGCCGCCCGCTACGCGGGCCCCATAATCGTTGGCGCCGACCTCCTCGACGTCTAG
- a CDS encoding trypsin-like peptidase domain-containing protein: protein MLMTTWRRLHTALIALALCGLLPMDAARPAAAEPLWTESQGASVPSELARLNELMHALSERLKPALVQVRVRRQADAQAEEPSPHPTPDEPRRTSGSGFVIRQDGYIVTNAHVVADAERIQVRLADGRRFDARLIGQDNRVDLALVKVEATGLPVAGLGDSNRLRVGEFVLALGHPFGLEQTVSFGIVSRKGAPLQVAAPGFDFIQTDAAVNPGNSGGPLVNMAGEVVGVNSMAARNGSIGFAIPVNLVKGLLPQLALKGKVEWGWLGVSITEVDEDQAPKYGLSEPRGVLIRQVVAGQPADQGGVKADDVVLAVDGTLLEGPRDLQRIISSTPVGRTVTLKVMRAGKEQDLAVTVGAYQGPSTPRGPRRSPAPPSPHP, encoded by the coding sequence ATGCTGATGACGACCTGGCGACGGCTCCACACCGCCCTCATCGCGCTCGCGCTCTGCGGGCTCCTGCCGATGGACGCCGCGCGGCCCGCGGCGGCGGAGCCCCTCTGGACGGAGAGCCAGGGGGCCAGCGTTCCCTCCGAGCTCGCCCGGCTCAACGAGCTCATGCACGCGCTGTCCGAGCGGCTCAAGCCCGCGCTGGTCCAGGTGCGCGTGCGCCGTCAGGCCGATGCGCAGGCCGAGGAGCCGAGCCCCCATCCCACCCCCGATGAGCCGCGGCGCACCTCGGGCTCGGGCTTCGTCATCCGCCAGGACGGCTACATCGTGACCAATGCCCATGTCGTGGCCGACGCCGAGCGCATCCAGGTGCGCCTGGCCGACGGCCGGCGCTTCGACGCCCGGCTCATCGGCCAGGACAATCGCGTGGACCTGGCGCTGGTGAAGGTCGAGGCCACGGGGCTGCCCGTGGCGGGGCTGGGAGACTCCAATCGCCTGCGCGTGGGCGAATTCGTCCTCGCCCTGGGCCACCCCTTCGGCCTCGAGCAGACAGTGTCCTTCGGCATCGTGAGCCGCAAGGGGGCGCCGCTCCAGGTGGCCGCCCCGGGCTTCGACTTCATCCAGACCGATGCCGCGGTGAACCCGGGCAATTCCGGCGGCCCGCTGGTCAACATGGCCGGCGAGGTCGTGGGCGTGAACAGCATGGCGGCGCGCAATGGCTCCATCGGCTTCGCCATCCCGGTGAACCTGGTCAAGGGCCTCCTGCCCCAGCTCGCCCTGAAGGGCAAGGTGGAGTGGGGCTGGCTGGGGGTCAGCATCACCGAGGTGGACGAGGACCAGGCGCCCAAGTACGGTCTCTCCGAGCCGCGCGGGGTCCTCATTCGCCAGGTGGTGGCCGGTCAGCCCGCCGATCAGGGCGGCGTCAAGGCCGACGACGTGGTGCTTGCCGTGGACGGCACGCTGCTCGAGGGGCCGCGTGACCTGCAGCGCATCATCTCGAGCACCCCCGTGGGCCGCACCGTCACGCTCAAGGTCATGCGTGCGGGCAAGGAGCAGGATCTCGCCGTCACGGTGGGAGCGTACCAGGGTCCGAGCACTCCGCGTGGGCCGCGCCGCTCGCCGGCGCCTCCCAGCCCTCACCCGTGA
- a CDS encoding FAD-binding oxidoreductase, translating into MPSPLSQRLAEIVGAPHVLSGAACAPYVIEGRTPELAVFPGAKEEVAAVLAMAADGGVPVTPWGGGTRMGLGAPPAHPGLVLGLGRLARLVEHEPGDLTATVEAGMTVEALQAALGRRGQWLSLDPPEASRATVGGILASNASGPRRHLYGTARDLLIGLTMVLADGTIVRGGGKVVKNVAGYDLPKLVIGSFGTLGVIVEATMKLRPRPDCDRLVIARFGTLGEAGSGVRAVMASDLVPSALELADAEVLRALDGEAGSDGAALLVGVDGLAEQVEWQCAELTRLLKDCGLRDWRLLDGEERDQAWRLLGRMAPAVFPEGSAGMSWGVLPTQVPELMERGGEIARRRGLRAALSAHAGVGMVSAALGAAGAGAQRVAETLGEWRALVNASGGHALVEWAPLAVKERISVWDTPGPAQRIMKQIKAELDPRGILNPGRFVGGI; encoded by the coding sequence GTGCCCTCGCCGCTCAGCCAGAGGCTCGCCGAGATCGTCGGGGCCCCGCATGTCCTCAGCGGCGCCGCCTGCGCCCCCTATGTCATCGAGGGGCGCACACCGGAGCTGGCCGTCTTCCCGGGCGCGAAGGAGGAGGTCGCCGCGGTGCTGGCCATGGCGGCCGACGGCGGCGTGCCCGTGACGCCATGGGGGGGGGGCACGCGCATGGGGCTCGGCGCTCCGCCGGCGCATCCCGGGCTCGTGCTGGGGCTCGGGCGCCTCGCGCGCCTCGTGGAGCATGAGCCGGGCGATCTCACGGCGACGGTGGAAGCCGGAATGACGGTCGAGGCCTTGCAGGCCGCGCTCGGGCGGCGCGGCCAGTGGCTCTCGCTGGATCCGCCGGAGGCCTCGCGCGCCACCGTGGGCGGCATCCTCGCCAGCAATGCCTCGGGGCCGCGGCGCCACCTCTACGGGACGGCCCGAGACCTCCTGATCGGTCTCACCATGGTGCTGGCCGACGGAACCATCGTCCGCGGCGGCGGCAAGGTGGTGAAGAACGTCGCCGGCTACGATCTCCCCAAGCTCGTCATCGGCTCCTTCGGGACGCTCGGCGTCATCGTGGAGGCCACCATGAAGCTCCGCCCCCGGCCCGACTGCGATCGACTGGTCATCGCCCGCTTCGGGACCCTCGGCGAGGCCGGCAGCGGGGTGCGGGCAGTGATGGCCTCGGACCTCGTGCCCTCGGCGCTGGAGCTGGCGGATGCGGAAGTCCTTCGCGCTCTCGACGGCGAGGCCGGCTCCGATGGCGCGGCGCTCCTGGTGGGGGTGGACGGCCTCGCCGAGCAGGTCGAGTGGCAATGCGCCGAGCTGACGCGGCTGCTGAAGGACTGCGGGCTCCGCGACTGGCGGCTGCTCGACGGCGAGGAGCGGGATCAGGCCTGGCGCCTCCTCGGCAGGATGGCCCCCGCGGTCTTTCCCGAGGGCAGCGCCGGGATGAGCTGGGGCGTGCTCCCCACTCAGGTCCCGGAGCTCATGGAGCGGGGCGGGGAGATCGCGCGGCGGAGGGGGCTCAGGGCAGCCCTGTCCGCCCATGCCGGAGTCGGGATGGTGTCGGCAGCGCTCGGGGCGGCTGGCGCTGGGGCCCAGCGCGTGGCGGAGACGCTCGGCGAGTGGCGCGCCCTCGTCAACGCCTCGGGCGGGCATGCCCTGGTCGAGTGGGCGCCACTCGCGGTGAAGGAGCGCATCTCGGTGTGGGACACCCCCGGCCCAGCGCAGCGCATCATGAAGCAGATCAAGGCCGAGCTGGATCCGCGGGGCATTCTCAACCCCGGCCGCTTCGTCGGAGGCATCTGA
- a CDS encoding SDR family oxidoreductase — MRALVIGASGQVGAALLEALRARGHEATGTYARHPVEGCWPLDITDARAVEHAIFFIKPDWILCPAGLTHVDYCEDHPDEARAINRDGPLLAARMGQRLGAGFVYYSTEYVFDGTAGPYAEDDPAHPLSEYGRSKWEGEQALLAALPRALVVRTTVVYGPDRQEKNFVYQLLRNCRSGQGMRIPADQVSSPTYNADLAQASVECCERDLRGVYHLAGDGVLDRHAFALLACRIFELDPSRLTAVSTADLGQKAPRPLRAGLSIAKARAGLQTPLRSPEAGLRAMRQALDGQPPGGGAGGARSGG; from the coding sequence ATGCGCGCCCTCGTCATCGGCGCTTCGGGCCAGGTGGGCGCGGCCCTTCTCGAGGCCCTCCGCGCCCGGGGACACGAGGCGACCGGGACCTATGCGCGACATCCGGTCGAGGGGTGCTGGCCGCTCGACATCACGGATGCGCGCGCCGTCGAGCACGCCATCTTCTTCATCAAGCCCGACTGGATCCTCTGCCCCGCCGGCCTCACCCACGTGGACTACTGCGAGGACCATCCCGACGAGGCCCGCGCCATCAACCGCGACGGGCCGCTTCTCGCGGCCCGCATGGGCCAGCGGCTCGGCGCGGGCTTCGTCTACTACTCGACCGAGTACGTCTTCGATGGCACGGCTGGCCCCTATGCCGAGGACGATCCGGCCCACCCGCTCTCCGAGTACGGGCGCTCCAAGTGGGAAGGGGAACAGGCCCTCCTGGCCGCGCTGCCGCGGGCGCTGGTCGTGCGGACCACCGTCGTCTACGGCCCAGACAGGCAGGAGAAGAACTTCGTCTACCAGCTCCTCCGCAACTGCCGGAGCGGCCAGGGCATGCGCATCCCCGCCGACCAGGTCTCGAGCCCCACCTACAACGCCGACCTGGCCCAGGCCAGCGTCGAGTGCTGCGAGCGGGATCTGCGCGGCGTCTATCACCTGGCGGGCGACGGCGTGCTCGACCGCCACGCCTTCGCGCTTCTGGCCTGCCGCATCTTCGAGCTGGACCCCTCGCGCCTCACCGCCGTCAGCACGGCGGACCTCGGCCAGAAGGCCCCGCGCCCCTTGCGCGCGGGGCTCAGCATCGCCAAGGCCCGCGCCGGGCTCCAGACGCCGCTCCGGTCCCCCGAGGCCGGGCTCCGGGCCATGCGGCAGGCGCTCGACGGCCAGCCTCCCGGCGGCGGAGCCGGCGGAGCCCGCTCCGGCGGTTGA
- a CDS encoding sulfite exporter TauE/SafE family protein: MTDPSLALLAAVAAGAALLVGFLKTSVGGGIGLALTPLMTLVLPAPAVLGLLTVMLCLGDPPSLYYYWLQWDRRQLRLLLPTVLVGILAGGWLLAGQPELRLRHLIGGSALLLALLQFGLILARRGPSAARAPWPVGAGVGLAGGIASAVAHSGGIVIGPYLAGLGLSNAAVVGTGSAVVAVSNLLKLATYWQIGFLSWRLVGLAVVTTPLLYLGSGLGYRLNAVIPRRLFALVLIGIAIAGSLKLLAS; this comes from the coding sequence GTGACCGATCCTTCCCTCGCCCTCCTCGCCGCCGTCGCGGCGGGGGCGGCCCTCCTGGTGGGCTTTCTCAAGACGAGCGTGGGGGGCGGCATCGGGCTCGCCCTCACTCCGCTCATGACGCTCGTGCTGCCCGCCCCTGCTGTCCTCGGGCTCCTCACCGTCATGCTGTGCCTGGGAGACCCGCCCTCGCTCTACTACTACTGGCTCCAGTGGGATCGGCGCCAGCTGAGGCTCCTCCTGCCCACCGTCCTGGTGGGAATCCTCGCGGGGGGCTGGCTCCTGGCCGGCCAGCCGGAGCTCAGGCTGAGGCACCTCATCGGAGGCAGCGCGCTGCTCCTCGCCCTGCTCCAGTTCGGCCTCATCCTGGCGCGCCGCGGCCCCTCGGCGGCCCGGGCGCCCTGGCCCGTGGGCGCCGGCGTCGGGCTGGCCGGCGGGATCGCCTCCGCGGTGGCGCACTCGGGAGGGATCGTGATCGGGCCCTATCTGGCGGGGCTCGGGCTCTCCAATGCGGCGGTGGTGGGAACGGGCTCGGCGGTGGTGGCGGTCTCCAATCTGCTGAAGCTCGCCACGTACTGGCAGATCGGCTTCTTGAGCTGGCGGCTGGTCGGCCTGGCCGTGGTGACGACGCCGCTCCTCTACCTGGGCTCCGGGCTCGGCTACAGGCTCAATGCCGTGATCCCGCGCCGCCTCTTCGCGCTCGTGCTGATCGGCATCGCCATCGCGGGCTCCCTCAAGCTCCTCGCCAGCTAG
- a CDS encoding pyridoxamine 5'-phosphate oxidase family protein — translation MSRRLGYTLPPALRAELSQQDLASRLGLAIPLVTLDEEGRPHPMLLSHVEVLALGPETIRIVIAAGSRSAANLAARGHATLLLIEPAHTFYVKATATGGPLALGGLARFELTVTEVLEDAPAAWEEGLAVTGGITYAPVPALDAAWVRETLAALRAEPGS, via the coding sequence GTGTCGCGACGGCTCGGCTACACGCTGCCGCCGGCGCTCCGGGCGGAGCTCTCGCAGCAGGATCTCGCCTCGCGGCTCGGGCTGGCCATCCCGCTCGTGACGCTGGACGAGGAGGGGCGCCCTCACCCGATGCTCCTGTCCCATGTCGAGGTTCTGGCGCTGGGGCCGGAGACGATCCGCATCGTCATCGCCGCGGGAAGCCGGAGCGCCGCCAACCTCGCCGCGCGGGGACATGCCACGCTGCTCCTGATCGAGCCCGCGCACACTTTCTACGTGAAGGCGACGGCCACCGGGGGGCCGCTGGCCCTGGGCGGGCTCGCGCGCTTCGAGCTCACCGTGACCGAGGTGCTGGAGGACGCGCCGGCGGCCTGGGAAGAGGGGCTCGCGGTGACGGGCGGGATCACCTATGCGCCGGTGCCCGCGCTGGATGCCGCATGGGTCAGGGAGACGCTGGCCGCGCTCAGGGCCGAGCCCGGCTCGTGA
- a CDS encoding thiamine pyrophosphate-binding protein produces the protein MPVADHSTGGEWVVRALRAEGVRHVFGIPGVHNLAIYDALLGQPDITHVLARHEQGAAFMADGYARASGRPGVVVVTSGPGATNTLTPLVESWAGSQPVLVLMSDIPLALIGRDLGALHEVPNQIDCFRPVARWAETIKDGGAIAETVQRAFQLFRSQRPGPVALSVPFDLLTARTEGRIAAPTGSRPGCDRALIARAADLLRRARRPAIIAGGGVIAAEAGGALGALARRLGAPVITTVMGRGAVPDSDPCWLGVLPNKLVSGPALAMADVVLAVGCRFAHRSTQGLLLNLSFTAEQTLIHLDLDPSVPGKIFTPSLAIVGDARDGLGALVEALGEGRAETGWEPSWLAGLRAARSPRYSAEADRLIRLLRAGLARDAIVVSDQTGINYWMEWHFPVLAPRTFLYPVGSATLGYGVPAAIGAKVAHPGRQVIAVVGDGGFLFSVNELATAVKYGLGVVFLVLNDDRYGAIKYLQEAMFGRWGEADLSNPDFPALARAFGAAGERVARLDDLPRALDTALSRPGPTVLELPLGIEPPWEL, from the coding sequence ATGCCAGTCGCCGACCACAGCACAGGCGGTGAGTGGGTGGTCCGGGCGCTCAGGGCCGAGGGCGTCCGCCATGTCTTCGGCATTCCCGGCGTCCACAATCTCGCCATCTACGACGCCCTGCTCGGCCAGCCGGACATCACCCACGTCCTCGCCCGCCACGAGCAAGGCGCGGCCTTCATGGCCGACGGCTACGCGCGGGCCTCGGGCCGCCCGGGCGTGGTCGTGGTCACCAGCGGCCCAGGGGCCACCAACACGCTGACGCCGCTGGTGGAGTCCTGGGCGGGATCGCAGCCGGTGCTGGTCCTCATGTCCGACATCCCGCTGGCCCTCATCGGCCGCGACCTCGGCGCGCTTCACGAGGTGCCGAACCAGATCGACTGCTTCAGGCCAGTCGCGCGCTGGGCCGAGACGATCAAGGACGGGGGTGCCATCGCCGAGACCGTGCAGCGCGCCTTCCAGCTCTTCAGGAGCCAGCGCCCGGGTCCTGTGGCGCTGTCCGTGCCCTTCGATCTCCTGACGGCGAGGACGGAGGGGCGGATCGCCGCGCCGACGGGCTCCCGCCCCGGCTGCGACAGGGCGCTGATCGCGCGCGCCGCCGACCTGCTGCGCCGCGCGAGGCGGCCGGCCATCATCGCCGGGGGTGGCGTCATCGCGGCCGAGGCGGGCGGGGCACTGGGCGCCCTCGCACGGCGGCTCGGGGCCCCCGTCATCACGACGGTGATGGGACGGGGCGCTGTCCCCGACAGCGATCCCTGCTGGCTCGGCGTCCTGCCCAACAAGCTCGTCTCCGGCCCCGCGCTGGCCATGGCGGATGTGGTGCTGGCCGTGGGCTGTCGCTTCGCCCATCGCTCGACTCAGGGGCTGCTCCTGAACCTGTCCTTCACCGCAGAGCAGACGCTGATCCACCTCGACCTGGACCCGAGCGTGCCCGGGAAGATCTTCACGCCGAGCCTCGCCATCGTGGGCGATGCGCGGGACGGCCTCGGCGCCCTTGTGGAGGCCCTCGGAGAGGGAAGGGCCGAGACCGGCTGGGAGCCGTCATGGCTGGCGGGGCTCAGGGCGGCGCGGTCGCCGCGCTACTCAGCCGAGGCGGACCGCCTCATCCGCCTCCTGCGAGCAGGGCTCGCGCGCGACGCCATCGTGGTGAGCGATCAGACGGGGATCAATTACTGGATGGAGTGGCATTTCCCTGTGCTGGCCCCCCGCACCTTCCTCTATCCCGTGGGCTCGGCCACGCTCGGCTATGGCGTGCCGGCGGCCATCGGCGCCAAGGTCGCCCACCCGGGCAGACAGGTGATCGCGGTGGTGGGGGATGGCGGCTTCCTCTTCTCGGTGAACGAGCTGGCGACGGCGGTGAAGTACGGCCTGGGCGTCGTCTTCCTCGTCCTGAACGATGACCGCTACGGCGCCATCAAGTATCTCCAGGAGGCGATGTTCGGCCGCTGGGGCGAGGCCGATCTGTCCAACCCGGACTTCCCGGCCCTGGCCCGCGCCTTCGGCGCCGCGGGAGAGCGCGTGGCGAGGCTGGACGACCTGCCGCGGGCCCTCGACACGGCGCTCTCGAGGCCCGGGCCCACGGTGCTCGAGCTGCCGCTCGGCATCGAGCCCCCCTGGGAGCTGTAG
- a CDS encoding molybdenum cofactor biosynthesis protein MoaB → MTERESGDGSGDRAVTNHAGDPVGHGRATARVPVPGESQPGCPPQVKDAVPREHRGSAPRSVGCFVLTVSDSKTHETDTSGALIRDLLTAAGHEVIGRAIVRDEPTRVAAVVAAGCADPRVQAFIMTGGTGITSRDATFEAVEALLDKRLTGFGELFRMLSYGEIGAAAMLSRAQAGVVKRRLLFSLPGSPDACRLALEKLILPELGHLIREVSR, encoded by the coding sequence ATGACCGAGCGTGAATCCGGTGACGGCAGCGGAGACCGCGCGGTGACCAACCACGCGGGGGATCCCGTCGGGCACGGGCGGGCGACAGCCCGGGTGCCCGTGCCCGGTGAGAGTCAGCCCGGGTGCCCGCCCCAGGTGAAAGATGCTGTCCCGAGGGAGCACAGGGGCTCGGCCCCGCGCTCTGTCGGCTGCTTCGTGCTCACGGTCTCGGACAGCAAGACCCACGAGACCGACACGAGCGGGGCCCTGATCCGCGATCTCCTGACGGCGGCTGGCCACGAGGTCATCGGGCGGGCCATAGTCCGGGACGAGCCCACCCGGGTGGCGGCCGTGGTGGCGGCGGGATGCGCCGATCCGCGCGTCCAGGCCTTCATCATGACGGGCGGCACCGGCATCACCTCGCGGGATGCCACCTTCGAGGCGGTGGAGGCGCTCCTCGACAAGCGCCTCACCGGCTTCGGCGAGCTCTTCCGCATGCTCTCCTATGGGGAGATCGGCGCCGCCGCCATGCTCTCCCGCGCCCAGGCCGGCGTGGTCAAGCGGCGGCTCCTCTTCTCGCTCCCCGGATCGCCCGATGCCTGCCGGCTCGCGCTCGAGAAGCTCATCCTTCCCGAGCTGGGCCATCTGATCCGCGAGGTGAGCCGGTAG
- a CDS encoding FAD-binding protein translates to MAALTEARKQSLRREMEAFLGAGSVLSDPDELMVYESDGLTLFRARADFVVFPRTAEHVSGLVRLAQREGMPFVARGAGTGLSGGCLPAEGGLVISLMRMHRVLEVDYDNQLAVVEPGCVNLHLSWAVGPRGFYYAPDPSSQQACTIGGNIANNSGGPHTLKYGVTTNHVLGLEVVLPDGEIVWLGGRRRDPQGYDLAGLFVGSEGTFGIATKIVVRILRQPQAVRTVLAVFDEIDQASEAVSAIIARGLIPAAMEMIDQLTIQAVEDAFGCGYPRDAAAALLIEMDGLAAGMDEQAARVVAACRETGAREVRLARDEAERQLLWKGRKSAFGAYGRISPAYLVMDGVIPRTKLPQVLRRVNEIVAAHGLRVGNVFHAGDGNLHPNILYDPRKPGEEARVVAAGGEILKVCAEVGGSISGEHGIGLEKMDYMPLVFSGADLDCMARVKRAFNPTGLCNPGKIFPSRKACAEAGLAYRLHPLEEKGLAQRF, encoded by the coding sequence ATGGCGGCGCTGACGGAGGCCCGGAAGCAATCCCTCCGCAGGGAGATGGAAGCCTTCCTGGGAGCGGGCTCCGTGCTCTCGGACCCCGACGAGTTGATGGTCTACGAGTCCGACGGGCTCACGCTCTTCCGCGCGCGGGCCGACTTCGTCGTCTTTCCCCGCACGGCCGAGCACGTCTCCGGCCTGGTCCGGCTCGCCCAGCGCGAGGGGATGCCCTTCGTGGCGCGCGGGGCCGGGACGGGGCTGTCCGGGGGGTGCCTGCCGGCCGAGGGGGGGCTCGTCATCTCGCTCATGCGGATGCACCGCGTCCTCGAGGTGGACTACGACAATCAGCTCGCCGTGGTGGAGCCGGGGTGCGTGAACCTCCACCTCTCGTGGGCCGTGGGCCCGCGCGGTTTCTACTATGCCCCGGATCCCTCGAGCCAGCAGGCCTGCACCATCGGCGGCAACATCGCCAACAACTCGGGCGGCCCCCACACCCTCAAGTACGGCGTCACCACGAACCACGTGCTGGGGCTCGAGGTGGTGCTGCCCGATGGCGAGATCGTCTGGCTCGGAGGCAGGCGGCGCGACCCCCAGGGCTATGACCTCGCCGGCCTCTTCGTAGGCTCGGAGGGCACCTTCGGCATCGCCACCAAGATCGTCGTGCGCATCCTGAGACAGCCGCAGGCGGTGCGCACCGTGCTGGCGGTGTTCGACGAGATCGACCAGGCCTCCGAGGCGGTGTCGGCCATCATCGCCCGCGGGCTCATCCCCGCGGCCATGGAGATGATCGACCAGCTGACGATACAGGCGGTGGAGGACGCCTTCGGCTGCGGCTACCCGCGCGATGCCGCCGCCGCACTCCTCATCGAGATGGACGGTCTCGCCGCGGGGATGGACGAGCAGGCGGCCCGGGTCGTCGCCGCCTGCCGGGAGACGGGCGCGCGCGAGGTGAGGCTGGCGCGCGACGAGGCCGAACGCCAGCTCCTCTGGAAGGGGCGCAAGTCGGCCTTCGGCGCCTATGGGCGCATCTCGCCGGCCTATCTCGTCATGGACGGGGTGATCCCGCGCACGAAGCTCCCCCAGGTCCTCCGGCGCGTGAACGAGATCGTGGCGGCCCACGGGCTCCGCGTCGGCAACGTCTTTCACGCCGGCGACGGCAATCTCCACCCGAATATCCTCTATGACCCGCGCAAGCCCGGCGAGGAGGCGCGAGTGGTGGCCGCCGGCGGCGAGATCCTCAAGGTCTGCGCCGAGGTGGGCGGCTCCATCTCCGGCGAGCACGGCATCGGGCTCGAGAAGATGGACTACATGCCGCTGGTCTTCTCCGGGGCGGATCTCGACTGCATGGCGCGCGTCAAGCGCGCCTTCAACCCCACCGGGCTCTGCAACCCGGGCAAGATCTTTCCGAGCCGAAAGGCCTGCGCCGAGGCCGGGCTCGCCTATCGTCTCCACCCTCTCGAAGAAAAGGGCCTCGCCCAGCGCTTCTAG